In the genome of Methanopyrus kandleri AV19, one region contains:
- a CDS encoding FAD-dependent oxidoreductase translates to MDVVIGAGPAGRTYAMILAEAGHEVLLLDRNGKEGTGGKCLNEACVVLGALIEAARLVVWAKLGIPGVELDVGDINFRRLTRSVRKVVETIRQRLIKETERAGVEILRAEAVKVDESLNVYTKDGDVLEADRVLIATGSRPAIPEVEGVDSDAVFTFREILEMEVPSELCVVGGGPTALESAFAFAALGSEVVLAYRSRILPNAPEEVRREILKDLELVGVNAVRAGELRAIRETSSGVECRFERGATVADAVLLATGLEPNSDIAANSGLPLRKDGSVVVDDGMRTPRDGVYAAGDVTGPPYLTPVARYEGTVAALNALGKNVRRGNPPAPRVIRLFRDFGRLELRGIDWEGSLPTPVGGPAFWMLHHGIKGKMVCRKRGVTTEAFIVAPRIAPMLPYPRCVEPDWRLIEVHPTPDPVIGLLKQLGLRRTLGE, encoded by the coding sequence GTGGACGTAGTGATCGGTGCGGGACCTGCCGGCCGCACTTACGCAATGATCCTCGCCGAAGCTGGACACGAAGTGCTGCTACTTGATAGAAATGGAAAGGAAGGAACCGGTGGCAAATGCCTGAACGAGGCGTGTGTCGTGCTCGGTGCGCTGATCGAGGCCGCTAGACTCGTCGTGTGGGCGAAGCTCGGTATTCCGGGAGTGGAGCTGGACGTCGGGGACATCAACTTCAGACGTCTAACGCGGTCCGTAAGGAAAGTCGTAGAGACCATACGACAACGATTGATCAAAGAGACCGAGAGAGCCGGTGTTGAGATTCTGCGGGCTGAGGCGGTGAAGGTAGACGAGTCGCTCAACGTCTACACCAAAGATGGTGATGTTCTCGAGGCCGATAGAGTGCTGATAGCCACCGGTTCCCGACCGGCGATTCCCGAGGTGGAGGGGGTGGATTCGGACGCCGTGTTTACTTTTCGGGAAATTTTGGAAATGGAAGTGCCCTCAGAGCTCTGCGTCGTCGGTGGAGGTCCGACGGCCCTTGAGTCCGCTTTTGCTTTCGCGGCTCTCGGGTCCGAAGTAGTTCTGGCGTACAGGTCTAGAATACTACCGAATGCTCCGGAGGAAGTCCGTCGCGAGATCCTTAAGGATTTGGAGCTCGTGGGTGTCAACGCCGTCCGTGCGGGAGAACTACGGGCGATTCGGGAGACTTCCAGCGGTGTGGAATGTAGGTTTGAGCGCGGAGCTACCGTGGCGGACGCAGTTTTACTAGCCACTGGCCTCGAACCTAACTCCGATATTGCCGCTAACTCCGGACTCCCCTTACGGAAGGACGGGTCCGTCGTGGTGGATGATGGGATGAGAACACCGCGTGATGGAGTTTACGCTGCAGGCGACGTGACAGGACCTCCCTATCTGACTCCCGTCGCTCGGTACGAGGGAACGGTGGCCGCACTGAACGCGTTGGGCAAGAACGTCCGACGGGGGAATCCGCCGGCTCCTCGCGTGATCAGACTCTTCCGAGACTTCGGCCGACTGGAACTGAGGGGGATCGACTGGGAAGGCTCACTCCCTACACCGGTAGGTGGACCCGCGTTCTGGATGCTTCATCATGGTATCAAGGGTAAGATGGTGTGCAGGAAGCGCGGAGTTACTACCGAGGCGTTCATCGTGGCGCCCAGAATCGCACCGATGCTCCCGTACCCACGCT